In a genomic window of Saccharothrix sp. HUAS TT1:
- a CDS encoding Rieske (2Fe-2S) protein — translation MSSVEKTGLSRRSVLCGVLVALAVPGGLAACSSGSTPSGAGTGTAPAGGTPTGGGTATNGTASIAAFADVPDGGGLIAGNPATSKPLVLVRTGDAIKAYDASCPHQGTAVSPPENGVITCPNHGSTFDAADGAVTKGPATKGLAEVPVKVEAGQVVLA, via the coding sequence GTGAGTTCCGTGGAGAAGACAGGGCTGTCCCGTCGCTCGGTGCTGTGCGGCGTGCTGGTCGCGCTGGCGGTGCCGGGCGGCCTGGCCGCGTGCAGCAGCGGCTCGACGCCGAGCGGCGCCGGCACCGGCACCGCGCCCGCCGGGGGCACCCCGACGGGCGGCGGCACCGCGACGAACGGCACGGCGTCCATCGCCGCGTTCGCCGACGTGCCCGACGGCGGCGGCCTGATCGCCGGCAACCCGGCCACCAGCAAGCCGCTGGTGCTGGTGCGCACCGGCGACGCCATCAAGGCCTACGACGCCAGTTGCCCGCACCAGGGCACCGCCGTCTCGCCGCCCGAGAACGGCGTCATCACGTGCCCGAACCACGGCAGCACGTTCGACGCCGCCGACGGCGCCGTGACCAAGGGCCCGGCCACCAAGGGCCTGGCCGAGGTCCCGGTGAAGGTGGAGGCCGGCCAGGTGGTGCTGGCCTGA
- a CDS encoding PH domain-containing protein, with protein MTAEAVEFRPKKIRLVSAACAVFLVVVFTVVGLLLGDTPTGVIFRTSDQVAMVCLGVLLACGVLLLARPRVRADAEGVEVRNVVTVRRFDWQQVLHVSFPDGASWARLELPDDEYVSIMAVQAVDRDHAVAAVRALRELHRAATR; from the coding sequence GTGACCGCCGAAGCCGTCGAGTTCCGCCCGAAGAAGATCCGCCTGGTGTCCGCGGCGTGCGCGGTGTTCCTCGTGGTCGTGTTCACCGTGGTGGGGTTGCTGCTGGGCGACACGCCGACCGGCGTGATCTTCCGGACGTCCGACCAGGTCGCGATGGTCTGCCTCGGGGTGCTGCTGGCGTGCGGCGTGCTGCTGCTGGCCAGGCCGCGGGTGCGGGCCGACGCCGAGGGCGTCGAGGTGCGCAACGTGGTGACCGTGCGCCGGTTCGACTGGCAGCAGGTGCTGCACGTGTCGTTCCCGGACGGCGCGTCGTGGGCCCGGCTGGAGCTGCCGGACGACGAGTACGTGTCGATCATGGCCGTGCAGGCGGTGGACCGGGACCACGCCGTGGCCGCCGTCCGCGCGCTGCGCGAGCTGCACCGGGCCGCCACGCGCTGA
- a CDS encoding helix-turn-helix domain-containing protein — MIAADNTDRLCQRCRRNARTELYGPPEVPADFWDHEAMAAAFTDRNMGALLAAYRHHPQHVSRVTQDRMASWLGISQAQLSRYETGENPIDRIDRLRHFARALGVPADRLWFDRVGIPSQAGADRGASPDVLAAAWDASSIARSVEETARNDLAISRRAALTGAAAVAMGPALVEPLQRWLHPLQPLSRWSSSAAISEEELAALQRVADGLRGWGGRGGYGLARKAVLGQLEELAERLSRAPAGPTTERAFFIGAELSKVAASMSWDAGMHDAAQRYYVLGVRMAKAGRNDPFAALCLAAMARQMFDLGRPEDGLELVQLGQYGTRRTATPTLQALLLTREAWAYAQMGRVREFHRAVGQAQDSFAQRRPGSDPWWLDTFDEAELEGVIGARMRDLAGHDPKQAPLAEQHIRRALDLRDPARVRNRAFDVIGLARTKMVAGEPEEACGLIQQVLPTAAGLASGRVVRKLQDFAQEAERHRDLAVVRDTREAIRGVRTA, encoded by the coding sequence TTGATCGCCGCCGACAACACCGACCGGCTCTGCCAGCGTTGTCGCCGCAACGCTCGGACCGAGCTCTACGGACCACCCGAGGTCCCCGCGGACTTCTGGGACCACGAGGCGATGGCCGCCGCGTTCACCGACCGGAACATGGGCGCCCTCCTCGCCGCCTACCGGCACCACCCCCAGCACGTCAGCCGCGTCACCCAAGACCGCATGGCGTCCTGGCTGGGCATCTCCCAGGCGCAGCTGTCGCGGTACGAGACCGGTGAGAACCCGATCGACCGGATCGACCGCCTGCGCCACTTCGCGCGGGCGCTCGGCGTCCCGGCCGACCGGCTGTGGTTCGACCGCGTCGGAATCCCAAGCCAGGCGGGCGCCGATCGCGGCGCCTCGCCCGATGTGCTCGCCGCGGCGTGGGACGCGTCGAGCATTGCCAGATCGGTCGAGGAGACGGCGAGGAACGACTTGGCGATCAGCAGACGAGCGGCGCTCACCGGAGCCGCCGCGGTGGCGATGGGTCCCGCACTGGTCGAACCGCTCCAGCGGTGGCTCCACCCCTTGCAGCCCCTGTCCAGGTGGTCGTCCAGCGCGGCGATCAGCGAGGAGGAGTTGGCGGCGCTGCAGCGCGTCGCCGACGGGCTGCGCGGGTGGGGCGGGCGAGGCGGGTACGGGCTGGCCCGCAAGGCGGTGCTCGGGCAGTTGGAGGAACTGGCCGAGCGGTTGTCGCGGGCGCCGGCGGGGCCGACCACGGAACGGGCCTTCTTCATCGGGGCCGAGCTGTCCAAGGTCGCGGCGAGCATGTCGTGGGACGCGGGGATGCACGACGCCGCGCAGCGGTACTACGTGCTCGGCGTGCGCATGGCGAAAGCCGGGCGCAACGACCCGTTCGCGGCCCTGTGCCTGGCCGCGATGGCCAGGCAGATGTTCGACCTCGGGCGACCCGAGGACGGGTTGGAGCTGGTCCAGCTCGGCCAGTACGGCACCAGGCGCACCGCGACGCCGACGTTGCAGGCGTTGCTGCTGACCCGGGAGGCGTGGGCGTACGCGCAGATGGGTCGGGTGCGGGAGTTCCACCGGGCGGTCGGGCAGGCGCAGGACAGCTTCGCCCAGCGGCGGCCCGGCTCGGACCCGTGGTGGCTGGACACGTTCGACGAGGCGGAGCTGGAAGGCGTCATCGGGGCCCGGATGCGGGACCTGGCCGGGCACGACCCGAAGCAGGCGCCGCTGGCCGAGCAGCACATCAGGCGGGCGCTGGACCTGCGCGACCCGGCCAGGGTCCGCAACCGGGCGTTCGACGTCATCGGGTTGGCCCGCACGAAGATGGTCGCGGGCGAGCCCGAGGAGGCGTGCGGGCTGATCCAGCAGGTGCTGCCGACGGCGGCCGGGCTGGCGTCCGGGCGGGTGGTGCGCAAGTTGCAGGACTTCGCCCAGGAGGCGGAGCGGCACCGCGACCTCGCGGTCGTGCGCGACACCCGTGAGGCGATCCGCGGGGTGCGGACGGCCTAG
- a CDS encoding Rieske (2Fe-2S) protein → MDRRTLLCGLLALTACGAGGPTRRPGVGSARAGDRIAGLADLPIGSGALVDVAGDGQLLLVRPSESEVRAFNPACPHQGTTVNPPAAGAITCPTHRSAFDPVSGAVLSGPSPRGLTEVAVSVAGPDVVLS, encoded by the coding sequence GTGGACCGACGGACGTTGCTGTGCGGACTGCTCGCCCTCACCGCCTGCGGCGCGGGCGGGCCGACGCGTCGGCCCGGGGTCGGCTCCGCCCGCGCGGGTGACCGGATCGCCGGGCTCGCCGACCTGCCGATCGGCTCCGGCGCGCTGGTCGACGTCGCCGGAGACGGCCAGTTGTTGCTGGTCAGGCCATCGGAGTCGGAAGTGCGGGCGTTCAACCCGGCCTGCCCGCACCAGGGCACCACGGTGAACCCGCCCGCCGCCGGCGCGATCACCTGCCCGACGCACCGCAGCGCGTTCGACCCGGTTTCCGGCGCGGTGCTGTCCGGTCCGTCACCCCGCGGGTTGACCGAGGTGGCGGTCTCGGTGGCCGGGCCGGACGTGGTGCTCTCCTGA
- the rpe gene encoding ribulose-phosphate 3-epimerase → MIAPSILSADFARLADEAAAVSSADWLHVDVMDAHFVPNLTIGLPVVKSLRKATDLPLDCHLMIDDPDRWAVGYAEAGAYNVTVHAEAAGDPVRLAKDLRAAGAKAGLSLKPGTSLESCLDVLKHYDTLLIMSVEPGFGGQSFMADVLGKVREARRLVDTGHLKLVIEIDGGINADTIEQAAEAGVDCFVAGSAVYDAADPGAALERLREQASRAR, encoded by the coding sequence ATGATCGCCCCGAGCATCCTGTCCGCCGATTTCGCCCGCCTCGCCGACGAGGCCGCCGCCGTGTCGTCGGCGGACTGGCTGCACGTGGACGTCATGGACGCGCACTTCGTGCCCAACCTGACCATCGGCCTGCCGGTGGTGAAGTCGCTGCGCAAGGCCACCGACCTGCCGCTGGACTGCCACCTCATGATCGACGACCCGGACCGCTGGGCCGTCGGCTACGCGGAGGCGGGCGCGTACAACGTCACCGTGCACGCCGAGGCCGCCGGGGATCCGGTGCGGTTGGCGAAGGACCTGCGCGCGGCGGGGGCGAAGGCCGGGTTGTCGCTGAAGCCCGGCACGTCGCTGGAGTCCTGCCTGGACGTGCTGAAGCACTACGACACGTTGCTGATCATGTCGGTGGAGCCCGGGTTCGGCGGGCAGTCCTTCATGGCCGATGTGCTGGGCAAGGTGCGCGAGGCCCGCCGACTGGTCGACACCGGGCACCTCAAGCTGGTCATCGAGATCGACGGCGGCATCAACGCGGACACCATCGAGCAGGCGGCGGAGGCCGGGGTGGACTGCTTCGTGGCCGGGTCCGCGGTGTACGACGCGGCCGACCCCGGGGCGGCCCTGGAGCGGCTGCGCGAGCAGGCGTCGCGCGCGCGGTGA
- the ribD gene encoding bifunctional diaminohydroxyphosphoribosylaminopyrimidine deaminase/5-amino-6-(5-phosphoribosylamino)uracil reductase RibD: MALAIEAGERVRGSTSPNPPVGCVVLDAGGAVVGVGGTRPAGGPHAEVVALAAAGERARGGTAVVTLEPCAHFGRTPPCARALVDAGVARVVHAVADPNPKAAGGASVLRAGGVRVESGLLAVEVERGPLRAWLHYARTGRPHVTWKYAAGLDGRVAAGDGTSRWISSEESRAEVHELRSKVDAIVAGTGTVRVDDPRLTARAARPGEDVARQPLRVVVGRSDLPPGARVLDDEAETMHLRTHDPDAVLGALAARGVVDVLLEGGPTLAGAFVAAGRVDRVLAYLAPKFLGDGPSALLGAGVSTVTEAVGLVVEQVSMCGPDVRVSAVVPPGAAR, from the coding sequence ATGGCGCTGGCCATCGAGGCCGGTGAACGGGTTCGCGGCAGCACCAGCCCGAACCCGCCGGTGGGGTGCGTGGTCCTCGACGCCGGCGGCGCCGTGGTCGGTGTCGGCGGGACGCGGCCGGCCGGTGGGCCGCACGCCGAGGTGGTCGCGCTCGCCGCCGCGGGGGAGCGGGCCCGGGGTGGGACGGCGGTGGTGACGTTGGAGCCGTGCGCGCACTTCGGGCGGACGCCGCCGTGCGCGCGGGCGTTGGTGGACGCGGGGGTGGCGCGGGTCGTCCACGCGGTCGCGGACCCGAACCCGAAGGCGGCCGGCGGGGCTTCGGTGCTGCGCGCGGGTGGGGTCCGGGTCGAGTCGGGGTTGCTCGCGGTGGAGGTCGAGCGGGGGCCGTTGCGGGCCTGGCTGCACTACGCGCGCACCGGGCGGCCGCACGTGACGTGGAAGTACGCGGCCGGGCTGGACGGGCGGGTGGCCGCCGGGGACGGCACGAGCCGGTGGATCAGCTCCGAGGAGTCGCGGGCCGAGGTGCACGAGTTGCGCTCGAAGGTGGACGCGATCGTGGCCGGCACGGGAACGGTTCGCGTCGATGACCCGAGATTGACCGCGCGGGCGGCGCGTCCGGGGGAGGATGTGGCCAGGCAGCCGTTGCGGGTGGTCGTCGGGAGGAGCGACCTGCCGCCGGGCGCCCGGGTCCTGGACGACGAGGCGGAGACGATGCACCTGCGCACGCACGACCCGGACGCGGTGCTCGGCGCGCTGGCCGCGCGCGGCGTGGTTGACGTGCTGCTGGAAGGCGGGCCTACGCTGGCGGGCGCGTTCGTCGCGGCGGGGCGCGTCGACCGGGTGCTGGCTTATCTGGCGCCGAAGTTCCTGGGTGACGGGCCGTCCGCCCTGCTGGGCGCGGGGGTGTCGACCGTCACCGAGGCGGTGGGATTGGTCGTCGAGCAGGTCAGTATGTGCGGGCCGGACGTGCGGGTTTCCGCAGTGGTGCCACCCGGCGCCGCACGCTAA
- a CDS encoding M28 family peptidase, with protein MRRRSLLTGAAAVAGAVTLGLNPAARAQRPGASDRPDLFLGDFPVVGRVRSRRAMEHLRVLSERIGQRIGGTESEHRARDYLASVLRDLRYRVTLQPFAVPDKYLSTLTVGGDTWNAAASRFGALGVTAGGPVVDLGNGASPPGDLTGKVALLVNLPTGSTAVLDAVRAGAAAVLVGRVSTPPAGKTGAFSPTLTENVAVPVLGVAQVHVERLRAAGPVSVSVSTTHHPGLTSYNVIADRPATFPGRDEGVVMVTAHYDSVPGSPGANDDGSGTVLTLELARVLRHLPTHRALRFVLWGSEEQGLLGSRHYVSQLADADAARIAGVFQNDMVATSHGPATAYWLLSVDGGDNPTTAEVAAAATRLGYGAQVHGPVPRGSSDHVPFHERGIAAANFSWRGEGGPHELEPLYHTPEDTIAQNVSPDRLQISLELIGAAAYRLACSRG; from the coding sequence ATGCGCAGACGTTCACTCCTGACCGGCGCCGCGGCGGTGGCCGGGGCGGTGACGCTCGGCCTGAACCCGGCGGCGCGGGCGCAGCGGCCCGGCGCGTCCGACCGGCCGGACCTGTTCCTCGGCGACTTCCCGGTGGTCGGCCGGGTGCGGTCGCGCCGGGCGATGGAGCACCTGCGGGTGCTCAGCGAGCGGATCGGGCAGCGGATCGGCGGCACGGAGTCCGAGCACCGGGCCCGCGACTACCTGGCGTCCGTGCTGCGCGACCTGCGCTACCGGGTGACGCTCCAGCCGTTCGCGGTGCCGGACAAGTACCTGTCGACGCTGACCGTCGGCGGGGACACCTGGAACGCGGCCGCGTCCCGCTTCGGCGCCCTCGGCGTCACGGCCGGCGGCCCGGTGGTCGACCTCGGCAACGGCGCGTCGCCGCCCGGGGACCTGACCGGGAAGGTCGCGCTGCTGGTGAACCTGCCGACCGGGTCGACGGCGGTGCTGGACGCGGTGCGGGCGGGCGCGGCGGCGGTGCTGGTGGGGCGGGTGTCGACGCCGCCGGCGGGCAAGACGGGCGCGTTCTCGCCGACGTTGACCGAGAACGTCGCGGTGCCGGTGCTGGGCGTCGCGCAGGTGCACGTGGAGCGGCTGCGGGCGGCCGGTCCGGTGTCGGTGTCGGTCTCCACCACCCACCACCCCGGCCTGACCTCGTACAACGTCATCGCCGACCGGCCCGCGACGTTCCCCGGCCGGGACGAGGGCGTGGTCATGGTGACCGCGCACTACGACAGCGTGCCCGGCTCGCCCGGCGCGAACGACGACGGCAGCGGCACCGTGCTGACCCTGGAGCTGGCCCGCGTGCTGCGCCACCTGCCGACGCACCGGGCGCTGCGGTTCGTGCTGTGGGGTTCGGAGGAGCAGGGCCTGCTCGGCTCGCGCCACTACGTGAGCCAGCTGGCCGACGCGGACGCCGCGCGCATCGCGGGCGTGTTCCAGAACGACATGGTCGCCACCAGCCACGGCCCGGCGACCGCCTACTGGCTGCTCTCGGTGGACGGCGGCGACAACCCCACCACCGCCGAGGTCGCCGCCGCCGCCACCCGGCTGGGGTACGGCGCTCAGGTGCACGGCCCGGTGCCGCGCGGCAGCAGCGACCACGTGCCGTTCCACGAGCGCGGGATCGCGGCGGCGAACTTCAGCTGGCGCGGCGAGGGCGGCCCGCACGAGCTGGAACCGCTCTACCACACGCCCGAGGACACGATCGCGCAGAACGTCAGCCCGGACCGCCTGCAGATCTCCCTGGAGCTGATCGGCGCCGCCGCCTACCGGTTGGCCTGCTCCCGCGGCTGA
- a CDS encoding bifunctional 3,4-dihydroxy-2-butanone-4-phosphate synthase/GTP cyclohydrolase II translates to MKDFAQIERALADIAAGRPVVVVDDEDRENEGDLIFAAEKATPELLAFMVRYTSGYVCVALTETDCARLDLPPMYHTNQDERGTAYTVTVDAREGVTTGISAADRAYTIRLLADPDATAKDFNRPGHVVPLRARDGGVLRRPGHTEAAVDLARLAGLGPAGVLCEIVSQKDEGDMARRDELQVFADDHDLALITIADLIAYRRRVETQVERVAEARIPTAHGTFTAVGYDSKLDGIEHIAMVYGDLGDGEDVLVRVHSECLTGDVFASLRCDCGPQLDAALEAVAAQGRGVVLYMRGHEGRGIGLMHKLQAYQLQDHGADTVDANLDLGLPADARDYGTGAQILASLGIKSMRLLTNNPAKRVGLEGYGLTVLDRVPLPISPNPENLRYLRTKRDRMGHELHQLEQYEALSQGGAVVSTTEGAE, encoded by the coding sequence GTGAAGGACTTCGCGCAGATCGAGCGGGCCCTCGCGGACATCGCCGCGGGCAGGCCCGTCGTCGTCGTGGACGACGAGGACCGCGAGAACGAGGGCGACCTGATCTTCGCCGCGGAGAAGGCGACGCCGGAGCTGCTGGCGTTCATGGTCCGCTACACGTCCGGGTACGTGTGCGTGGCGCTGACCGAGACCGACTGCGCGCGGCTGGACCTGCCGCCGATGTACCACACGAACCAGGACGAGCGCGGCACCGCGTACACCGTGACCGTGGACGCCCGGGAGGGCGTGACCACCGGCATCTCGGCGGCGGACCGGGCTTACACGATCCGGCTGCTGGCCGACCCGGACGCGACCGCCAAGGACTTCAACCGGCCCGGTCACGTGGTGCCGCTGCGCGCCCGTGACGGCGGCGTGCTGCGCCGTCCCGGGCACACCGAGGCGGCCGTGGACCTGGCGCGGCTGGCCGGGCTCGGGCCGGCGGGCGTGCTCTGCGAGATCGTGTCGCAGAAGGACGAGGGCGACATGGCCCGCCGCGACGAGCTGCAGGTCTTCGCGGACGACCACGACCTGGCGCTGATCACGATCGCCGACCTGATCGCCTACCGGCGGCGGGTGGAGACGCAGGTGGAGCGGGTCGCCGAGGCGCGCATCCCGACCGCGCACGGCACGTTCACCGCGGTGGGCTACGACAGCAAGCTGGACGGCATCGAGCACATCGCGATGGTGTACGGCGACCTGGGCGACGGCGAGGACGTGCTGGTCCGGGTGCACTCGGAGTGCCTGACCGGCGACGTGTTCGCCTCGCTGCGCTGCGACTGCGGCCCGCAGCTGGACGCGGCGCTGGAGGCGGTGGCGGCGCAGGGACGCGGCGTCGTGCTCTACATGCGCGGGCACGAGGGCCGGGGCATCGGCCTGATGCACAAGCTGCAGGCCTACCAGTTGCAGGACCACGGCGCGGACACGGTGGACGCGAACCTGGACCTCGGCCTGCCCGCCGACGCGCGTGACTACGGCACCGGCGCGCAGATCCTGGCGTCGCTGGGCATCAAGTCGATGCGGCTGCTGACCAACAACCCGGCCAAGCGGGTCGGCCTGGAGGGGTACGGGCTGACCGTGCTGGACCGGGTGCCGCTGCCGATCTCGCCGAACCCGGAGAACCTGCGGTACCTGCGCACGAAGCGGGACCGGATGGGGCACGAGCTGCACCAGCTGGAGCAGTACGAGGCGTTGAGCCAGGGTGGCGCGGTGGTGTCCACCACGGAGGGAGCGGAATGA
- a CDS encoding helix-turn-helix transcriptional regulator: MLETSARLLKLLSLLQVRRDWTGADLARRLGVDVRTVRRDVDKLRTLGYPVNAEPGVAGGYRLGAGAELPPLLLDDDEAVAVAVGLRTAANGTVTGIEETSVRALAKLEQVLPARLRRRVNALQAHTVALPTRATQVDSGTLTTIAVACRDGQRLRFPYAGRDGGTRRHVEPLGLAHTGRRWYLVAWDVDKEDWRTFRVDRIEEEPTLGARFPPREPPAEDLAAYVSRQLSVAPYQHEARLVMHAPYDVVAARTSATSAHLERIDDERTLLTVGTPSLEDVGLWIAMIGVDFEVQGPEELKQHLRATARRLLRAAGDDQPREQANR; encoded by the coding sequence ATGCTGGAGACCTCGGCCCGTCTGCTCAAGCTGCTGTCGCTGCTGCAGGTGCGCCGCGACTGGACCGGCGCGGACCTCGCGCGCCGGCTCGGCGTGGACGTGCGGACCGTGCGGCGGGACGTGGACAAGCTGCGCACCCTCGGCTACCCGGTCAACGCCGAGCCGGGCGTGGCGGGCGGCTACCGGCTGGGCGCGGGCGCCGAGCTGCCGCCGCTGCTGCTGGACGACGACGAGGCCGTGGCGGTCGCGGTCGGGTTGCGCACGGCGGCGAACGGCACCGTCACCGGCATCGAGGAGACGTCGGTGCGCGCCCTGGCCAAGCTGGAGCAGGTGCTGCCCGCCCGGCTGCGGCGGCGGGTGAACGCGCTGCAGGCGCACACCGTGGCGCTGCCCACGCGCGCGACGCAGGTGGACTCCGGCACGCTGACCACGATCGCGGTCGCGTGCCGGGACGGCCAGCGGCTGCGGTTCCCCTACGCCGGGCGGGACGGCGGCACCCGGCGGCACGTCGAACCGCTCGGCCTGGCCCACACCGGGCGGCGCTGGTACCTGGTGGCGTGGGACGTGGACAAGGAGGACTGGCGGACGTTCCGGGTCGACCGGATCGAGGAGGAGCCGACGCTCGGCGCCCGCTTCCCGCCGCGCGAGCCGCCCGCCGAGGACCTGGCGGCGTACGTGTCGCGGCAGCTGTCCGTGGCGCCGTACCAGCACGAGGCCCGGCTGGTCATGCACGCGCCGTACGACGTGGTCGCGGCCCGCACCTCGGCCACCTCGGCGCACCTGGAGCGGATCGACGACGAGCGCACGCTGCTGACCGTCGGCACGCCGTCGCTGGAGGACGTCGGGCTGTGGATCGCGATGATCGGCGTCGACTTCGAGGTGCAGGGCCCGGAGGAGCTGAAGCAGCACCTCCGGGCCACGGCGCGGCGGCTGCTCCGGGCGGCCGGCGACGATCAGCCGCGGGAGCAGGCCAACCGGTAG
- the ribH gene encoding 6,7-dimethyl-8-ribityllumazine synthase has translation MSGEGRPEDVVPDAAGLTLGVVATRWHAKITDNLVERALAAASGAGVAAPTVVRVAGAVELPVVAQELARSHDAVVALGVVIRGGTPHFEYVCDAVTAGLTRVALDSSTPVGNGVLTTDDEDQALARAGFPDSVEDKGFEACVAALGTALVLRGLRAGT, from the coding sequence ATGAGCGGCGAAGGGCGACCGGAGGACGTCGTCCCCGACGCGGCGGGGCTGACGCTGGGCGTGGTGGCCACGCGCTGGCACGCGAAGATCACCGACAACCTGGTCGAGCGGGCGCTGGCCGCGGCGTCGGGGGCGGGTGTCGCGGCGCCGACGGTGGTGCGGGTCGCGGGCGCCGTCGAGCTGCCGGTGGTGGCGCAGGAGCTGGCCCGCTCGCACGACGCCGTGGTGGCGCTGGGCGTGGTGATCCGGGGCGGCACGCCGCACTTCGAGTACGTGTGCGACGCGGTGACCGCCGGTCTGACCAGGGTCGCGCTGGACTCCTCGACGCCGGTCGGCAACGGCGTGCTGACCACCGACGACGAGGACCAGGCGCTGGCTCGCGCCGGGTTCCCGGACTCGGTGGAGGACAAGGGGTTCGAGGCGTGCGTGGCGGCGCTGGGCACGGCGCTCGTGCTGCGCGGGCTGCGAGCGGGCACGTGA
- a CDS encoding riboflavin synthase: MFTGIVEELGEVVAVADLPDAARVTIAGPLVTSDAKHGDSISVNGVCLTVVDVAAGAFTADVMRETLTRSSLAKVAEGDRVNLERAAAVGQRLGGHIVQGHVDGTGVVLARERAEHWEVVHIGLPPGLARYVVEKGSITVDGVSLTVVSVSEDRFSVSLIPTTLELTTLGRRAPGDHVNLEVDVLAKYVERLALPHLRAEEAR, translated from the coding sequence GTGTTCACCGGGATCGTCGAGGAGTTGGGTGAGGTCGTCGCCGTCGCCGACCTGCCGGACGCGGCCCGCGTCACCATCGCGGGTCCGCTGGTGACCAGCGACGCGAAGCACGGCGATTCGATATCGGTCAACGGCGTGTGCCTCACCGTGGTGGACGTCGCCGCCGGCGCGTTCACCGCGGACGTCATGCGCGAGACGCTGACCCGCAGCAGCCTGGCCAAGGTCGCCGAGGGCGACCGGGTCAACCTGGAGCGCGCCGCCGCCGTCGGCCAGCGCCTGGGGGGCCACATCGTGCAAGGCCACGTGGACGGCACCGGTGTGGTGCTGGCCAGGGAGAGGGCCGAGCACTGGGAAGTGGTCCACATCGGACTGCCGCCGGGCCTGGCCCGGTACGTGGTGGAGAAGGGCTCGATCACCGTGGACGGCGTGTCGCTGACCGTGGTGTCGGTCTCGGAGGACCGGTTCTCGGTGAGCCTCATCCCGACCACGTTGGAGCTCACCACCCTCGGCCGGCGCGCGCCGGGCGACCACGTCAACCTGGAGGTGGACGTGCTGGCGAAGTACGTCGAGCGCCTTGCGCTCCCGCACCTGCGCGCGGAGGAGGCCCGGTGA